One window of the Microtus ochrogaster isolate Prairie Vole_2 chromosome 10, MicOch1.0, whole genome shotgun sequence genome contains the following:
- the Tmem51 gene encoding transmembrane protein 51: MMAQSKANGSHYALTAIGLGMLVLGVIMAMWNLVPGFSAADKPTAQGNKTEGGSGILKSKTFSVAYVLVGAGVMLLLLSICLSIRDRRKLRQSEELAHIQQQAGAVPPTQEEDSQEEEEEASSRYYVPSYEEVMNTGYSEARGQEQNPRLSISLPSYESLTGLDETTPTSTRAETEASPGHAPDRQNSKLAKRLKPLKVRRIKSEKLHLKDFRINLPEKNVPPPSIEPLTPPPQYDEVQAKAPDARPPD, from the exons ATGATGGCCCAGTCCAAGGCCAACGGCTCACACTACGCGCTGACGGCCATCGGCCTGGGGATGCTGGTCCTCGGTGTCATCATGGCCATGTGGAACCTGGTCCCTGGTTTCAGCGCTGCAGATAAGCCAACGGCTCAGGGCAACAAGACAGAGGGGGGCAGTGGTATCCTCAAGAGCAAGACTTTCTCGGTGGCCTACGTGCTGGTGGGCGCGGgtgtgatgctgctgctgctgtccatCTGCCTGAGCATCCGGGACAGGAGGAAGCTGCGGCAGAGCGAGGAACTGGCCCATATCCAGCAGCAGGCTGGAGCTGTGCCTCCCACGCAGGAGGAAGACAG ccaggaggaggaggaggaggcctccTCACGGTACTATGTCCCCAGCTACGAGGAAGTGATGAACACAGGCTACTCggaagccagaggacaggagCAGAACCCCAGACTAAGTATCTCTCTCCCCTCCTATGAGTCACTGACTGGACTGGACGAGACGACCCCCACGAGCACCAGGGCGGAGACGGAGGCCAGCCCAGGGCATGCTCCCGACAGGCAAAACTCCAAACTGGCCAAACGCCTAAAACCACTGAAAGTTCGAAGAATTAAATCTGAAAAGCTTCACCTCAAAGACTTCAGGATCAACTTACCAGAAAAGAACGTCCCTCCTCCCTCTATCGAGCCTTTGACTCCTCCGCCACAGTACGATGAGGTCCAGGCGAAGGCCCCCGATGCCCGGCCTCCCGACTGA